Proteins from a single region of Haloarchaeobius litoreus:
- a CDS encoding amphi-Trp domain-containing protein: MPEEVLFKSESVQSREEIASYLRKVADNLEDGNAISLKAGSESVTLNPPARPTFEVKAEREGPAGSMTERSIEFELEWDENDGQESSGSGQLEIE; encoded by the coding sequence ATGCCTGAAGAAGTCCTGTTCAAATCGGAGAGTGTCCAGAGTCGAGAAGAGATTGCATCGTACCTCCGGAAAGTCGCGGACAATCTTGAAGACGGAAACGCTATCAGCCTGAAAGCAGGCTCCGAGTCCGTAACACTGAATCCCCCTGCCCGACCGACCTTCGAGGTTAAAGCTGAACGCGAAGGCCCAGCTGGCAGTATGACTGAACGAAGTATCGAGTTCGAACTCGAATGGGACGAGAACGACGGTCAGGAGAGCAGCGGAAGTGGTCAGTTAGAAATCGAGTAG